The Pseudobdellovibrionaceae bacterium genomic sequence CGGAAGCGGATCTGTCGTTCATAAAAGTGGAAGTGGTCCTGACTGGACCGCCGCGACTCTTCAGCCCTCCGAGTGAGGATTTTCCTTTCGTTCACTTGTCGTGATCGGGGCCTGCGCGGTGAGTTTCTTTTGTGATCTGAAAGGGTGAGCCCCAGGTTTCCGATTCCGTCCCCGATTATGTGCCGAACACAGGGCGCGCAGGTTTTCGGGCGCATTCCCGCCGCCTGCGTGAACCGGGCGGATGTGATCGATCTGCAGGAAGTGCCGTGAGCCGCAGCGTCTGCCCGTGAGTGGATCCACGTAGCCGCAGCCGCGCGGACGCAGTTCCGATTCGGAAGTGGGCTTCAAGGAATCTTTCCCGGGGTTAGAATCTAAATTGCACTTCTCGCGGTTCTTTCCTTTTTCAAGGAGAGTGTACTTCCGATGTCCGGGGCCGACTCTGGACCCGACGAGGATACGTTTCCGCAGATTCGGCGCGATTTGGCGGGGCTTGCTTGAGTATTTGCGTTGCGGCGAAGCGCGCTTGATCTCGGTGCGACGTGAGATCTCTTTGCGCGCAAGATAAATGGCCAAGTCCGCGTGCCTCCGCTTCGGAACGGAATGGGAGACGAGTTCTCCTACACGGCACCAGTTTTCGTATTCTTCTTTCGTCAGAGTCAGGGTGAGTGTCACCGAACCGTCGGCATGTTGTTGGGTGCGTTCTAGGGAGGGCACTTCAACTTTCAGTTCATGGGCCAAAATCTGCTGCGTCTCCACGAAGCTGCGCGACTCGATCTTTTTGAGGAGACCCAGTTTATCCTCGGCCTCCATTTTGGCGCCGAACTCTTTCTCCGCCAGTTTGATGTTTTGGGTGACGAGCGCGATCTGGGAGAGGTTCAGCTTTCCTTCCTCGATCTTCGCCGCGACTTCGGGAACTTCGCGCAAAAGCCTCGCCGCGCTGATGCGTCGTTGTGCCGCTCCGGCGGAGTAACCATGCGCCTGGGTGAGGTACTCAAAGAGGGACGGATAAGCTCTTTCCAGATACAGCCGGCGTCGGTCCACTTCGGCGATGCACTCCAAAACCAAGTGCGTGATCTTCCGCTCGGTGCGAACGAGTTTCGTAAGCCGTGCGAGCAAGTTTTCGTTCGAGAGAGTTTTAAGCGTCATGACG encodes the following:
- a CDS encoding HNH endonuclease, whose product is VMTLKTLSNENLLARLTKLVRTERKITHLVLECIAEVDRRRLYLERAYPSLFEYLTQAHGYSAGAAQRRISAARLLREVPEVAAKIEEGKLNLSQIALVTQNIKLAEKEFGAKMEAEDKLGLLKKIESRSFVETQQILAHELKVEVPSLERTQQHADGSVTLTLTLTKEEYENWCRVGELVSHSVPKRRHADLAIYLARKEISRRTEIKRASPQRKYSSKPRQIAPNLRKRILVGSRVGPGHRKYTLLEKGKNREKCNLDSNPGKDSLKPTSESELRPRGCGYVDPLTGRRCGSRHFLQIDHIRPVHAGGGNAPENLRALCSAHNRGRNRKPGAHPFRSQKKLTAQAPITTSERKENPHSEG